The DNA region AGGATTCCTCTCAGGCCATTAGTTTTAGTTTCCTTTTCATGAACCTCATAAAGTCCTTCTCCATTTGAGGGTACTTGAAGATTCATTTTCCTCGAGGAAGCTACTATGACCTGAGAGAACCTAGAGAAGGGATTCCCAGAAGGCTTGAAGTGTCTATATCTGAAAGTCCCACTAACCAGCACAGTAAATCCGAAAATACAACAACCAGCACATATCCAAAATCCCAATGCCCAATGCCCCATTGTCTCCAAATAAACCAGAACCGTCTCGGAAAATAAGCATCCAAGGTTGAGTGCCACATAAAAGTAACTGTAAAATGAAGATTTGGATTTCTTTTCTTTAGGATCTTCCTCATCAAACTGGTCTGCACCAAATACAGCTAGAGCAGGTTCAGGGGCTCCAATTCCTATTGCgattaaataaatagatatgtAGAACATTATAATATGAGCTGGTGAATGAGGATCACATGGGTGACCAATTTTGCCACAGCCATGAGGCTTGAGTAGGACTGAATTGGTTAATAAGGATAGTGCTACCAATCCCTGCCAAAATCAAGTACCATTACTAACTTTTAGAAGAGTTTCAAGGATCTATATCTACAAAGGAAGAGAAGTAGATGACTACTCACTATAATTGAGACAAGTTGAAATGTGACACAAGTTAAGTATCTTCCTAAATAAGAATCGCTAAGAAAAGCACCCATCAAAGAGGAGAGATAGAGGGTTCCCATCCATCTGTTGAATGTGTTTGCTGCCTCATCGTTAGTTTGCTTCAATACAGATTTTGAAAAAAGCACCATATTTACTTCCACTCCTGCAAATGCAAGGTTGGCTAATCCCTGGTTCACTGCTCAACAAACAAAACcgttcaaaatatattaaaatttcttatataagcCAAATTTCTTGCTTAGTTATGGAACTGAATATTGGGTTGGATTCAACATCAAATTGAACAATTGGATCAAgacaattcaaattgaattaaaaaaaaaattgtttttgaccATCTATTATGAACTAATATGAAATaacttttttgaattcaaatctatCTTAAATTAGGTCTTGTTTGAATCGAGCCTTGTATATACCTAATAACAAAGCACCACATCTCCATCCACCAGTCCTCCTTTTTATGGTTGGTTTTTCATGAAAATTGAGTGATCCATTTCCTATGTATGCATCCCCCTGATTCTCACATTGTTTCTCATCCATTGAGTTTGACTGATTGGTCTCATCCACCCACAATCAAAGCTTGAATCTCATAAAATTTCTTCTAAACATGAAGACAGTTTGTGAATTTGAAATGCTGTTAGAAAGAAAGTAAATGACGGGACAAATTTGTcgtaaataaattattcttcatttggtaaataattattaattatccaTTTGTTGATAACGCTCAGTTTGGTTAATAATTATTACTGTATCTGCGCGTTGATTATGCTCTATTTGGTAATTAGTTATTAAGTATCCATACCATGTGTAGATTTGTATGAGATTTAAGGTAAGAAAATTGTCGGCatagttttttcaaaataaatatgaaggttctaaaaataattctttcttaattaaaCCCAAAATGCTTGCAGGTTACTCACAAGAAAAATCTttttagaatattaatataaaattttaaaaattatattgatattttatatatgtttaactaaaactttttaaatatgagaagtCACTGAAAATTCCACAAAACTTGTATGGTCAATCCACATGCAAAGCtataaaaaactgaaaaatacaTAGAACTTTCAAATAGAGAActtagtgtatatatatatatatatatataaggaagTTCGAGGCTGCTCTTGTCACGTAGTAGTTGCTTAAACATCTGTGCAAGTAAACACCAAAGTTCACATGCGTGAtatgttaattatttgattCTTGAACATGTTTCATGTGGG from Mangifera indica cultivar Alphonso chromosome 8, CATAS_Mindica_2.1, whole genome shotgun sequence includes:
- the LOC123224402 gene encoding protein NRT1/ PTR FAMILY 7.3-like → MDEKQCENQGDAYIGNGSLNFHEKPTIKRRTGGWRCGALLLVNQGLANLAFAGVEVNMVLFSKSVLKQTNDEAANTFNRWMGTLYLSSLMGAFLSDSYLGRYLTCVTFQLVSIIGLVALSLLTNSVLLKPHGCGKIGHPCDPHSPAHIIMFYISIYLIAIGIGAPEPALAVFGADQFDEEDPKEKKSKSSFYSYFYVALNLGCLFSETVLVYLETMGHWALGFWICAGCCIFGFTVLVSGTFRYRHFKPSGNPFSRFSQVIVASSRKMNLQVPSNGEGLYEVHEKETKTNGLRGILHTNDFKFLDRAAIITPTDIILETTKVGQTPNPWCLCSVTQVEEVKCVLRLLPIWFCTILTSMATIQMLSLFVEQGAAMKSTISNFHIPPASLTAFDIISCSTFILLYDKIILPLYVRVTKREPITLSELQRTGIGMIIAALAMIIAGIVEQNRLKYASMNDEETSSVSIFWQVPQYVLLGVGEAFIVVAQMEFFGSQTPDGLKSLGIALPMSSTAIGSYVSSVILTVVMAITTKNGKSGWVPSNLNDGHLDRYFFLSAILTTLNLAFFVVCAKRYKCISLEKRDEKC